Proteins encoded in a region of the Oncorhynchus keta strain PuntledgeMale-10-30-2019 chromosome 3, Oket_V2, whole genome shotgun sequence genome:
- the ppp3r1a gene encoding calcineurin subunit B type 1 yields MGNEASYPLEMCSHFDADEIKRLGKRFKKLDLDNSGSLSVEEFMSLPELQQNPLVQRVIDIFDTDGNGEVDFKEFIEGVSQFSVKGDKESKLRFAFRIYDMDKDGYISNGELFQVLKMMVGNNLKDTQLQQIVDKTIINADKDGDGRISFEEFCLVVGGLDIHKKMVVDV; encoded by the exons tCGATGCTGATGAGATTAAGCGTCTGGGAAAGAGGTTTAAGAAACTGGACCTTGATAACTCTGGGTCCCTTAGCGTGGAGGAGTTCATGTCCCTCCCTGAACTCCAGCAGAACCCGCTGGTCCAGAGGGTCATCGACATCTTCGACACAGATGGAAACGGAGAGGTGGACTTCAAGG AATTCATTGAGGGAGTCTCACAATTCAGTGTCAAGGGGGACAAGGAGTCAAAACTTCGGT tTGCCTTCCGGATCTACGACATGGACAAGGATGGCTACATTTCCAACGGAGAGCTCTTCCAGGTGCTGAAGATGATGGTAGGAAACAACCTGAAGGACACCCAGCTGCAGCAGATCGTGGACAAGACCATCATCAACGCAGACAAGGACGGAGACGGCAGGATATCCTTCGAAGAGTTCTGTTTA GTGGTGGGTGGCCTTGACATACACAAAAAGATGGTGGTAGACGTGTGA